In Saccharicrinis fermentans DSM 9555 = JCM 21142, a genomic segment contains:
- a CDS encoding UDP-glucose 6-dehydrogenase: MNIPKKIKNICCIGAGYVGGPTMAVIAQKCPEIKVTVVDINEQRIAAWNDKILDNLPIYEPGLSEVVKEARGRNLFFSTDVDKAIVEAEMVFISVNTPTKTYGVGKGMAADLKYVELCARQIAKVSTSDKIVVEKSTLPVRTAQSIKTILDAEGKDIQFKVLSNPEFLAEGTAIEDLHHADRVLIGGDQDVDGLKAIQCLVEIYAHWLTKERILTTNVWSSELSKLTANAFLAQRVSSINAISALCEHTGANVDEIANAIGADSRIGSKFLKASVGFGGSCFQKDILNLVYIARSYGLEEVADYWNQVIILNDYQKRRFAETVVNTLFNTISGKKIAVLGWAFKKDTNDTRESAAIYVADYLLNEQAELMVYDPKVKPEQIYADLDYLNTRSEEENRRLLTVVTNPYEAMDDAHAVTILTEWDEFKNYDWKKVYRGMKKPAFVFDGRNVLENELLKSIGFLTFNLGRS; encoded by the coding sequence ATGAATATTCCTAAAAAAATTAAAAATATATGTTGCATTGGAGCAGGCTATGTTGGTGGTCCAACTATGGCTGTTATAGCGCAAAAATGTCCTGAGATAAAGGTAACAGTTGTAGATATTAATGAACAACGAATAGCTGCCTGGAATGATAAGATTCTGGATAATCTACCTATTTATGAACCCGGATTAAGTGAGGTTGTAAAAGAAGCTAGGGGACGTAACTTGTTTTTTTCAACAGATGTAGATAAAGCTATCGTTGAGGCTGAAATGGTTTTTATTTCGGTGAATACGCCAACTAAAACATACGGAGTTGGTAAAGGTATGGCGGCTGATTTAAAGTATGTTGAACTTTGTGCCAGGCAGATAGCAAAGGTATCTACTTCTGATAAAATTGTGGTAGAGAAATCCACATTGCCTGTGCGGACAGCTCAGTCCATAAAAACTATTTTAGATGCAGAGGGAAAAGATATTCAATTTAAGGTGCTTTCTAATCCCGAGTTTTTAGCTGAAGGTACAGCCATTGAAGATTTGCACCATGCAGATCGTGTTTTAATTGGGGGAGATCAGGATGTAGACGGGCTAAAAGCGATTCAATGTTTAGTGGAAATTTATGCACACTGGTTAACTAAGGAACGTATTCTTACAACCAATGTATGGTCTTCTGAATTATCCAAGTTAACCGCCAATGCATTTCTAGCTCAACGAGTATCATCCATTAATGCTATTTCAGCACTTTGCGAACATACAGGGGCTAATGTAGATGAAATAGCGAATGCTATTGGTGCAGATAGCCGGATAGGTTCAAAATTTTTAAAAGCATCCGTAGGTTTTGGAGGTTCTTGTTTTCAGAAAGATATTTTAAATCTTGTTTACATTGCGCGTTCATACGGATTAGAAGAAGTAGCAGATTACTGGAATCAGGTAATCATTCTTAATGATTATCAAAAACGGCGTTTTGCAGAGACGGTTGTTAATACTCTTTTTAATACAATTTCAGGTAAAAAAATTGCCGTGTTAGGATGGGCCTTTAAAAAAGATACGAATGACACTAGGGAGTCAGCTGCTATTTATGTAGCAGATTACTTGCTGAATGAACAAGCAGAATTGATGGTTTATGATCCCAAAGTTAAACCCGAGCAAATATATGCAGATTTAGATTATTTAAATACTCGTTCTGAGGAAGAAAATAGACGCTTGCTTACTGTAGTAACAAATCCATATGAAGCGATGGATGATGCACATGCGGTAACGATATTAACTGAATGGGATGAGTTTAAGAATTATGATTGGAAGAAAGTTTATAGAGGAATGAAGAAGCCTGCGTTTGTGTTTGATGGGAGAAATGTATTAGAAAACGAATTGTTAAAATCGATTGGCTTCTTAACCTTTAATCTAGGACGTTCTTAG
- the wecC gene encoding UDP-N-acetyl-D-mannosamine dehydrogenase, protein MCKNITVSTVGLGYIGLPTSALIASNGIQVNGTDINTKVVETINKGEIHIIEPELESYVSKAVKKGFLSASTEVRPADVYLVVVPTPFKGGNHEPDISFVEAATKNIVPLLKEGDLYIIESTSPVGTTEKMEKLIFTERPELKNKIYLAYCPERVLPGNVMYELVQNDRVIGGVNAESTQKANDFYALFVKGELHATNARTAEMCKLTENSSRDVQIAFANELSLICDKANINVWELIELANKHPRVNILQPGCGVGGHCIAVDPYFIVSDYPREAQMIGKARETNNYKSFWVAEKIQNSKLAFELKNGNTPSIAIMGLAFKPNIDDLRESPAKYIAQRVLQSTNDEVVYFVEPNIEEHGVFKLTDYKEAVEKADIIAFLVAHDEFKDLSIAQDKVVLDFCGVRK, encoded by the coding sequence ATGTGTAAAAATATTACAGTTTCAACTGTTGGACTTGGATATATTGGATTACCAACGAGTGCACTGATCGCTTCGAATGGGATTCAGGTAAATGGAACCGACATTAATACAAAGGTTGTAGAGACGATCAACAAAGGTGAAATACATATTATTGAACCGGAGTTAGAAAGTTATGTGTCGAAGGCTGTAAAAAAAGGTTTTTTGAGTGCTTCTACTGAGGTTCGTCCTGCAGATGTTTATTTGGTGGTTGTGCCAACTCCGTTTAAGGGAGGTAATCACGAGCCTGATATCTCGTTTGTGGAGGCCGCTACTAAAAATATAGTTCCTTTGTTGAAGGAGGGTGATTTATATATTATTGAATCTACCTCACCAGTTGGAACAACTGAAAAAATGGAGAAACTCATTTTTACAGAACGTCCGGAATTGAAAAATAAAATTTATCTGGCCTATTGTCCGGAAAGGGTTTTACCGGGTAATGTGATGTATGAATTAGTGCAGAATGACCGTGTGATTGGTGGGGTAAATGCTGAAAGCACCCAAAAAGCAAATGATTTTTATGCTTTGTTTGTGAAGGGAGAATTACATGCTACAAATGCACGCACAGCCGAGATGTGTAAGCTTACCGAGAACTCCAGTCGTGATGTACAAATTGCTTTTGCCAATGAGCTTTCTTTGATTTGTGATAAAGCGAATATCAATGTGTGGGAGCTGATTGAATTGGCCAATAAGCATCCGCGAGTAAATATATTGCAACCAGGGTGTGGAGTGGGAGGACATTGCATTGCCGTAGATCCCTATTTTATTGTGTCTGATTATCCTCGTGAAGCACAAATGATAGGAAAAGCACGCGAGACCAATAATTATAAATCCTTTTGGGTAGCTGAAAAAATTCAGAATTCCAAATTGGCGTTCGAGCTTAAAAATGGAAATACACCTTCTATTGCGATCATGGGGCTGGCTTTTAAACCAAATATCGATGACCTGCGTGAATCTCCGGCCAAATATATTGCACAAAGGGTGTTGCAGAGTACCAATGACGAAGTGGTGTATTTTGTAGAACCCAATATTGAAGAACATGGGGTTTTTAAATTAACGGACTACAAGGAAGCGGTAGAGAAAGCAGATATTATTGCCTTTTTGGTGGCTCATGACGAATTTAAAGATTTGTCAATAGCGCAGGATAAAGTTGTGCTCGATTTTTGTGGGGTGAGGAAATGA
- a CDS encoding Wzz/FepE/Etk N-terminal domain-containing protein, which translates to MTNQDSKEEKKHQIIKDDEIDLIALIKTIWDGRKTIYYSVAVCVFIGLLIAFLSPAKYTASATLLPSSNKQGSNLGGLSALAGMAGVNLNSMMGQSEGIPPEIYPEIVNSYPFLNEFIHEKFHFEKYAEPISIYDYVMADTIPSIGAKIAQYTIRLPWTMKDAFSSGKEEDERFNSVDYGVLNLTEEKQNALSVVFQLFEIDVDAKTGLVRISMEEREPILVTQYVQKCIELLQKYIINYKTQQVRENLDFVQARFDEKKAAYEEAQRNYFNYKDSHRNAVSERVDMEFQRLSDAYDMASTVYKSLAQQLEQAKIAVKEETPVFTILEPAKVPMEKSAPNKKLILIVSVFLGGFIGLGIILGKIVWGNLITNFD; encoded by the coding sequence ATGACAAATCAAGATAGTAAAGAAGAAAAAAAGCATCAGATAATTAAAGATGATGAAATAGATTTAATAGCGCTGATAAAAACCATTTGGGATGGTCGTAAAACCATTTATTATTCAGTAGCAGTTTGTGTATTTATAGGTTTATTAATAGCTTTTTTAAGTCCTGCTAAATATACAGCATCAGCTACCTTATTGCCGTCTTCCAATAAGCAGGGTAGTAATTTAGGTGGTTTAAGTGCTCTGGCTGGCATGGCTGGTGTGAATTTGAATTCCATGATGGGACAGTCCGAAGGTATTCCTCCCGAAATTTATCCGGAAATTGTGAATAGTTATCCTTTTTTAAATGAGTTTATTCATGAAAAATTTCATTTTGAGAAGTATGCGGAGCCTATTTCTATTTATGACTATGTAATGGCGGATACGATTCCTTCAATTGGGGCGAAGATTGCTCAATATACGATTCGATTACCTTGGACCATGAAAGATGCGTTTTCTTCAGGAAAGGAAGAGGACGAAAGATTTAATAGTGTTGATTATGGAGTATTAAATTTAACGGAAGAGAAACAAAATGCCTTGTCTGTAGTGTTTCAACTTTTTGAAATAGATGTAGATGCAAAAACTGGTTTGGTTCGCATTTCAATGGAAGAGCGAGAACCTATTTTGGTAACCCAATATGTACAGAAATGTATTGAATTGTTACAGAAGTATATTATCAATTATAAAACGCAACAGGTACGTGAAAATCTGGATTTTGTACAGGCTCGATTTGATGAAAAAAAAGCGGCGTATGAGGAAGCACAACGAAATTACTTTAATTATAAGGATAGTCACCGAAATGCTGTTTCGGAACGCGTAGATATGGAATTTCAACGATTAAGCGATGCCTACGATATGGCCTCTACGGTATATAAAAGCCTAGCCCAGCAATTAGAGCAAGCTAAAATAGCAGTTAAAGAGGAAACACCTGTGTTTACCATATTGGAACCTGCTAAAGTGCCTATGGAAAAAAGTGCACCCAATAAAAAGTTAATTCTAATTGTAAGTGTGTTTTTGGGAGGATTTATTGGTCTGGGTATTATTTTGGGAAAGATCGTTTGGGGAAATCTGATTACGAATTTCGATTAA
- a CDS encoding SLBB domain-containing protein, protein MRSKLLLLSLCIVLTFVSNVQSQSVDPTKVDVASLSAAEIQKLMTEMNKRGMSESEAIALARARGMSESQISLLKQRIAEVKMSGADSGHESMGTNVDLSYSVESLSEKAELDSSLVDKRIFGFSFFNNDKLTFEPNVNSAVSPSYVLGSGDEVSIDVWGASQQSYQLEVDRNGNINIPNVGLIAVGGLTLQEASKKIKSKLVLIYRDLSAQTPRTFASVNLGQIRNITVNVIGEAFLPGTYTVSGASSVFNALYLAGGPNLSGSFREIKVLRDGKVKAVLDVYDYLVNGNSDVNMSLRDGDVILISPYLNRVVLEGEIKRPGIFEAKDDETVGDMVEFAGGFTDNAYTHRLQLYRKTGRDRLFKDVLNEDLFDTPLSNGDSIRVGKIIDRFQNLVSIKGAVYRPGDYELTEGLRLSELIRKADGLREDASMERGIITRVKDDFSLQSIAFSVNDVMTGETDVELKKEDEISISSIHDLREYRTVQVYGEVQNSGTYDYKEGMTVEDLIYEAGGFLESASDSYIEVARRLSVVEGAEISEKLTHVFKKAVPRNLELKNTDASFELQPYDQVFIRQLPGFSETAVVKVTGEVAYAGEYALSSKSERLTQLITRAGGLKPDAYPEGAMLTRKVEITEKQKRLRAELLERDSTLQFSDLNFEIVAVSLEKALSMPGCRDDVFLKGGDEIYIPRQMPMVKISGEVLNPISSNFIKGKTLKSYVWDGGGFGLQAKKGKVYVVYPNGSASGTKRFFFFKNYPKITPGCEIVVPAKPYREPLPASAWIAMASALASLGVVVSNIQF, encoded by the coding sequence ATGAGAAGTAAATTATTGCTGTTATCATTGTGTATTGTACTCACATTCGTAAGTAATGTTCAATCACAAAGTGTAGATCCGACTAAAGTGGATGTGGCTAGCCTCAGTGCAGCAGAGATACAGAAGTTAATGACAGAAATGAATAAGCGCGGGATGTCCGAATCGGAAGCCATTGCACTGGCGCGTGCCAGGGGGATGTCCGAATCTCAGATCAGCTTGTTGAAACAGCGAATCGCAGAGGTAAAGATGAGTGGTGCCGATTCAGGGCACGAATCTATGGGTACTAACGTAGATTTGTCTTATTCGGTGGAGTCTCTGAGTGAAAAAGCAGAACTGGATTCTAGTTTAGTGGATAAGAGAATATTTGGCTTCTCCTTTTTTAATAATGATAAATTGACCTTTGAACCCAATGTGAATAGTGCTGTTTCTCCTTCTTATGTATTAGGCAGTGGCGACGAGGTTTCTATTGATGTGTGGGGTGCCTCCCAACAGAGCTATCAGTTAGAAGTTGATCGGAATGGGAATATTAATATTCCTAATGTTGGCTTAATCGCTGTTGGAGGTCTTACTCTTCAGGAAGCATCAAAAAAAATTAAAAGTAAGTTGGTGTTGATTTATCGCGATCTTTCTGCGCAAACACCCAGAACCTTTGCGAGTGTAAACTTAGGACAGATACGAAATATTACAGTGAATGTTATCGGTGAAGCTTTTCTTCCAGGAACCTATACTGTTTCGGGAGCTTCTAGCGTTTTTAACGCCTTGTATCTGGCAGGAGGACCCAACTTGTCCGGCTCTTTCAGAGAAATAAAAGTACTGCGGGACGGTAAAGTGAAAGCCGTATTGGATGTATACGACTATCTGGTTAATGGAAACTCAGATGTGAATATGAGTTTGAGAGATGGTGATGTGATTTTGATTTCTCCTTATTTGAATAGAGTGGTTTTGGAAGGGGAAATTAAACGTCCTGGTATTTTTGAAGCTAAAGATGATGAAACGGTCGGAGATATGGTTGAGTTTGCTGGGGGGTTTACCGATAATGCCTATACGCATCGTCTTCAACTATACAGAAAAACAGGTCGCGATCGGTTATTTAAAGATGTATTAAATGAGGATCTGTTTGATACACCATTATCTAATGGAGATAGTATTAGAGTGGGTAAGATAATAGATCGTTTCCAGAATTTGGTTAGCATAAAGGGTGCGGTATACCGTCCGGGTGATTATGAGCTAACTGAAGGGCTGAGGTTATCGGAACTAATTCGTAAAGCCGATGGACTGAGGGAAGATGCTAGTATGGAACGTGGTATTATCACAAGAGTAAAAGATGATTTTAGCCTGCAAAGCATCGCTTTTAGTGTAAACGATGTGATGACAGGAGAAACGGATGTTGAATTAAAGAAAGAAGATGAAATTAGTATTTCTTCGATTCATGATCTGCGAGAATATAGAACAGTTCAAGTATATGGCGAAGTTCAGAACAGTGGAACCTATGATTATAAAGAAGGGATGACTGTTGAAGATCTGATTTATGAAGCCGGAGGATTTTTGGAATCGGCTTCTGATTCTTATATTGAGGTAGCCAGGCGTTTAAGTGTGGTAGAAGGGGCCGAGATTAGTGAAAAGTTAACGCATGTTTTTAAGAAAGCGGTGCCACGTAATTTGGAATTGAAAAATACAGACGCCTCCTTTGAGTTACAACCTTACGATCAAGTCTTCATACGCCAGTTACCTGGCTTTTCAGAAACAGCTGTTGTTAAAGTTACTGGTGAAGTGGCGTATGCCGGGGAATATGCACTTTCTTCAAAGTCAGAAAGATTAACGCAATTGATTACGCGTGCGGGAGGTCTTAAGCCGGATGCCTATCCGGAGGGTGCCATGTTAACCAGAAAGGTGGAGATTACAGAAAAGCAAAAGAGGCTGCGTGCCGAATTGTTGGAGAGGGACAGTACATTGCAATTTTCTGATTTGAATTTTGAAATTGTTGCAGTGAGTCTTGAAAAAGCACTGAGTATGCCAGGCTGTCGGGATGATGTATTTTTAAAGGGTGGAGACGAGATTTATATTCCTCGACAAATGCCAATGGTTAAAATATCAGGAGAGGTCTTGAATCCCATATCTTCTAACTTTATAAAAGGAAAAACTTTAAAATCATATGTTTGGGATGGTGGCGGTTTTGGCTTACAGGCCAAAAAGGGAAAGGTATATGTTGTTTATCCCAATGGCTCTGCCTCAGGAACAAAAAGATTTTTCTTTTTTAAAAATTATCCAAAAATAACACCCGGCTGTGAGATCGTAGTTCCTGCTAAACCATACAGAGAGCCTTTACCTGCTTCAGCATGGATAGCAATGGCCAGTGCATTGGCCTCTCTAGGTGTAGTGGTTTCCAATATTCAGTTTTAA